In the Brettanomyces nanus chromosome 1, complete sequence genome, GGCTATACTTATTGCTCCATCTGTTCCAGTGGACCTTCTATTGAGTCCTGACAGCAAGCGAAAAGATGTTTCTGGCTTGTCTCTAACTACTGTTCCTGGTGAAGGCAGTGGTATTCTCAGAAATTACGGATTCCATGCACTTAATACCTGCATTAGAGAGCCCGCAGGATGCCTTACTTATCTCAAGCCTTTGATCGGTAAATCCCCCTCTGATCCTGCCGCCGCAGTGTTTGCCGATGATCATCCAGGTGTGGAAATGATTGAAATTGAGGGAAGAAATAGTACCGGATTCAGATTtggttcttcaacattCTCCGTTGAGGAAATTGTCGCCATGAATCTTGCTGATATCAAGGAGCGTGCCCAAAATAGGTGGGACGAATTGTCTCCTAATACCTATAACGTCATAGACGAGGTGGCTATCAGTGTTCCTAGATATTACTCTCAGACTGAGAGGAAAGCTCTCGTTGATGCAGCCGAAATCTCAGGCATGAGAGTCGCTGCTTTTGTTGACGATGGAGTTTCAGCTGCTATTAGCTATGCTGAGCATAGAACTTTCCCAGAGGGTCAGAAAcaatataatataattTATGACATGGGTGCCGGTTCCACAAAAGCTACATTGGTTTCCGTTGCCACCATTAACGATACTCTCACCTTGACAGTAGAAGGTTATGGATATGACCGGGTTCTCGGTGGTCAAGTTTTTACTTCTGCCATAAAAAACATTTTGATCGACAAATTCATGGATCAACACAAAAATCATATTTCAAGAGACGAGTTTACTTCAGATTCTAGGGCCATGAACAAACTCTGGCAGGCTGCTGATAAGGCCAAGCTTGTTCTTAGTGCCAATACTGAAACTAGGGTTTCCCTAGACAACTTGTATGCTGAAAGAGACCTTAGATGCGTTGTTTCTCGGGAAGAATTTGAACAAAAAGTTAACGAATTAATCGAGAACTCTTCAATACCCCTCAAAACTGCTCTAGGTGATTTGCCACTGGCCGAACTCAATTCTGTAATTTTAGTTGGTGGTTCTACTAGAGTTCCGGCTGTTCAAAAGAGGCTTGCTGCGTACCTTGGTAGTCCAGATAAGCTATCCAAAAATGTTAATGCTGACGAGGCTGTTGTATACGGACTTACATTGAGAAGTGCGGGCATGGCCGGctacaaaagaagaagaaacatcGACGTTATAGACAGGGCTGAGAACGAGTTAGCTGTTGCAATAAATGGCTTGACCGAGCGTGAGGTAATTATTGAAAAGGGTGCCGCCATCGAGAAGTTTACAATACCACATAATTTTACACTTCTCCATGGACAGACAGGCAGTCTGAATTTGACTTTCTTTGAGGGAGCTGTTCCTTTCAGGGAATACCACCTAGAATTGTCTTTAACCGAAGACACATGCCCCGAGGGGCTATACTACACCTCGGATGTGGTAATAAAGAGATCAGGTGTGGTTCATTTGAAATCGATGAAGGCAGTCTGTATAAAAGATGCTAaaaccaccaccacactACCGACTACACCAGAAGCTGTTGGAATAAAGCCTTTGAATCCAAAACAAATGAAAGATTCTAAACAGAAGTTGGCGGCTCTCAATGTTCAAGATAAAGATCGGATATATCGTGAATCGCTTATCAAT is a window encoding:
- a CDS encoding uncharacterized protein (BUSCO:EOG09340GXN); its protein translation is MKIIEFLIVAVLGLICCVQAALLAVDYGQEYTKAILIAPSVPVDLLLSPDSKRKDVSGLSLTTVPGEGSGILRNYGFHALNTCIREPAGCLTYLKPLIGKSPSDPAAAVFADDHPGVEMIEIEGRNSTGFRFGSSTFSVEEIVAMNLADIKERAQNRWDELSPNTYNVIDEVAISVPRYYSQTERKALVDAAEISGMRVAAFVDDGVSAAISYAEHRTFPEGQKQYNIIYDMGAGSTKATLVSVATINDTLTLTVEGYGYDRVLGGQVFTSAIKNILIDKFMDQHKNHISRDEFTSDSRAMNKLWQAADKAKLVLSANTETRVSLDNLYAERDLRCVVSREEFEQKVNELIENSSIPLKTALGDLPLAELNSVILVGGSTRVPAVQKRLAAYLGSPDKLSKNVNADEAVVYGLTLRSAGMAGYKRRRNIDVIDRAENELAVAINGLTEREVIIEKGAAIEKFTIPHNFTLLHGQTGSLNLTFFEGAVPFREYHLELSLTEDTCPEGLYYTSDVVIKRSGVVHLKSMKAVCIKDAKTTTTLPTTPEAVGIKPLNPKQMKDSKQKLAALNVQDKDRIYRESLINSLEASLYDMRDYLEDEEVIKKGPQDLIIKAGKLVSELLIWLDDEAPTSSTKEIKKRLGKLQRYRSKLHTYVATPDELLTLDNFVQLTNDSTTLMHELQDFMVTMSEDAMEMQETYEKNNLNFEEASGKLNFEMKGETEAELLDAVKHTNKLAEIVKELEAGSEGVKGKSRRELIDLRESSLSTIKRLKKCMKTLQMVHDTRLNFLKERLRTALNTRARKAKKNSIDKAETETKTEITDKVPQQDNSTASTSHNSSSSGNVEHDEL